In Marivirga salinae, a single window of DNA contains:
- a CDS encoding thioesterase family protein, producing MSRVKIEEPDQYIFKANIRTRITDLNYGGHVGNDRIFAFMHDARVQFFKSLGYENELNFEGLGNIQTDAAITYKAEVFAHEDIEIAIGIKDINKYGCDFVYKFMKSDGSLAALGKTGVVFFDYEKRKIASIPKSFLEKIK from the coding sequence ATGAGTAGAGTAAAAATCGAAGAACCTGATCAATATATTTTTAAAGCGAATATTAGGACCAGAATTACAGATCTAAATTATGGAGGACATGTTGGCAATGACAGGATATTTGCATTCATGCACGATGCTAGGGTTCAATTTTTTAAATCTTTGGGCTATGAAAATGAATTGAATTTTGAAGGCTTAGGTAATATTCAAACAGATGCTGCAATAACATATAAGGCAGAAGTTTTTGCTCATGAAGACATTGAAATAGCTATCGGTATTAAAGATATTAATAAATACGGTTGTGATTTTGTATATAAATTTATGAAATCCGATGGTAGTTTAGCAGCTTTAGGTAAGACTGGCGTTGTTTTCTTCGATTATGAAAAGAGGAAAATCGCTTCGATTCCTAAGTCATTCCTAGAAAAAATAAAGTAG